TATAGGTCAACGCCCGGCTCAAGGGAAGGTGATTGGTCAGCAACACCACGCGCAACACCGCCGAAACAAAACCCAGGGCAAAGGTGCGGGTCCCAGTCAAATGGGCGAGGAGTTCGGTGTGCCCGGTGAAACTATAGCCGCCAAGCAGAAGCGACCGTTTATTGATTGGACAGGTGGTTAACCCTTCGATGATGCCAGCCTGATAGAGTTTGACGGCGGCTTCGATGTATTCACCTGAGGCTTTTCCGTAGGTCGGAGAGATTTCACCCCAGGTGAGAGGTTCAAAGAGGTTATCAATGGTGCATAACAGCGGGCGGTCACTCTGAGTTGGGATTGATGCTTCGGAAAAGCGGGCCACCAGTTCGTCAAATGGCCAGACATCCATCTCAAATGGAAGATCAAGGTGGCGGGCGACCTGGCGCAGATGATTGGCGTCTCCGACGAGGATCAGGTCAGCCACGGCACGCACCTCGGGGTCGGTGCAGGCTTTCAGGGCAATTTCTGGGCCAATCCCGGAGGGGTCTCCGATGGTAATTCCAATTCTGGGTTTCCAGGTGGACGGGGTAGATGCGGAAAACTCTTGTGTCAAGGTTTGATATCCTCAGTGCCAGAAATAAATCTTGGAATTTGGGGACCGGGCTGAGAGGCATAAATGCCAGAGAAGAGAAATGAACCCGATCTGGACAAGGGGACAAGGGGACAAT
This genomic stretch from Acidobacteriota bacterium harbors:
- the pdxA gene encoding 4-hydroxythreonine-4-phosphate dehydrogenase PdxA, coding for MTQEFSASTPSTWKPRIGITIGDPSGIGPEIALKACTDPEVRAVADLILVGDANHLRQVARHLDLPFEMDVWPFDELVARFSEASIPTQSDRPLLCTIDNLFEPLTWGEISPTYGKASGEYIEAAVKLYQAGIIEGLTTCPINKRSLLLGGYSFTGHTELLAHLTGTRTFALGFVSAVLRVVLLTNHLPLSRALTYITKERIERMLTLTHRELIRWGIRRPRIAVAAVNPHGAEGGLFGLEEASEMVPAIETCLTEHPDMIITGPIPAENVFLRAARGEFDIVLCSYHDQGMIPIKCLSFGEAVNVTLGLPFIRTSTNHGTAFDIAGRGLADPQSLIEAIKLAAELVKRGQEFSEDLVEI